One Mytilus trossulus isolate FHL-02 chromosome 5, PNRI_Mtr1.1.1.hap1, whole genome shotgun sequence DNA segment encodes these proteins:
- the LOC134718238 gene encoding uncharacterized protein LOC134718238, whose amino-acid sequence MKHCDCRKIAIIEEAAEGIKESKQTTDFLQLILHWKNVLEKSIEDTEKNMSAVAIIGNNLVLEIESLKKDVNEHIDRLEIAVKDELTTRKEERVTKLTDRGTKVSSLKSIVDNWHNIYRTCIHDGSEIHCLIEINKMILMKEKMASEIHTATSHIDEKSFRFERNQIVKYLQENVRSLGFINIVNTKPSTGLRLEPLCDSFSESFVHMPETSNFRKGTINKLFTLYIGDNDNNEVRGLFTEEFIFISSYKTDKLLKFDLNGKFLCDRKFKARSWCVTEFRGDELALIFGSSKEIHFLNVYTLVIERKINLAVSVNLLRYISENDQFVATCSMGRSIFWLNAISGEKIKEETASKNQQVHYICAYGSNGYVFTSGWNDNISLLVNNRIKYTYNNKDISRSRGVDIDFHGNLYLCCPNSVHQISPLGELIRKIPCEDIGTSNPCAIRFKQNSNLFLLTSFDSGKVVVAEIC is encoded by the coding sequence ATGAAACATTGTGACTGTCGAAAAATTGCTATTATAGAAGAAGCTGCAGAAGGTATTAAAGAATCAAAGCAGACAACTGATTTTTTGCAGCTGATTTTGCACTGGAAAAATGTGCTAGAAAAATCTATTGaagacacagaaaaaaatatgtctgcaGTTGCAATTATAGGGAACAATTTAGTGTTAGAAATTGAAAGCTTAAAGAAAGATGTAAACGAGCACATTGACAGACTAGAGATAGCAGTCAAGGACGAACTAACGACAAGAAAAGAGGAAAGAGTAACAAAACTGACAGACAGAGGGACTAAAGTGTCCAGCTTAAAGTCTATAGTAGATAATTGGCACAACATTTACAGAACATGTATTCATGATGGATCAGAAATTCATTGTTTGattgaaattaacaaaatgatacTGATGAAAGAAAAAATGGCTTCTGAAATACACACTGCTACATCACACATTGATGAAAAATCATTTCGTTTTGAACGAAACCAGATCGTAAAATACTTACAAGAAAATGTAAGGTCTCTTGGTTTTATTAATATTGTCAATACAAAACCGAGTACGGGTCTCCGTTTGGAGCCTCTTTGTGATTCTTTTTCTGAAAGTTTTGTACACATGCCCGAAACCTCCAATTTCCGGAAAGGGACGATAAACAAACTCTTTACTCTTTACATAGGAGATAATGACAACAATGAAGTGAGAGGATTATTTACTGAAGAATTCATTTTCATAAGTAGCTATAAAACAGATAAACTTTTGAAGTTTGATCTTAATGGTAAGTTTCTGTGTGACCGTAAATTCAAAGCAAGGTCATGGTGTGTCACAGAATTTCGAGGGGACGAGTTAGCGTTGATATTTGGAAGTTCaaaagaaattcattttttaaatgtttacacaTTGGTGATCGAAAGGAAGATCAACCTCGCAGTTTCTGTTAATCTTTTACGATACATAAGTGAAAACGACCAATTCGTTGCTACATGTTCAATGGGCAGAAGTATTTTTTGGTTAAATGCAATTAGcggtgaaaaaataaaagaagaaacaGCATCGAAAAATCAGCAGGTTCATTATATTTGTGCATATGGAAGCAACGGTTATGTGTTCACCAGTGGCTGGAATGACAATATTTCTTTGTTGGTAAATAATAGAATTAAATATACTTACAATAACAAAGACATATCCCGTTCAAGAGGAGTTGACATAGATTTCCATGGAAACCTTTACCTTTGTTGTCCCAACAGTGTACATCAAATCTCACCATTAGGAGAATTGATCAGAAAAATTCCATGTGAAGATATTGGCACTAGCAATCCATGTGCTATAAGATTCAAACAGAACAGTAATTTATTCTTGTTAACCTCATTTGACTCCGGGAAAGTTGTTGTTGCAGAAATATGTTAA